Part of the Dyella humicola genome, CTTGCCAGAACGTGCCTACCGATGGAACGTTCACGAACAACAACGTAACAGCCCAGACCCAGGCAGGCACCCTCCTGCAGGGTTCACGCGTGGCCGGTTTCCCGGTCAAGCCGGAGCACGGCACGTCGTATGACTTCGGCTTCGTGTACAGCCCGTCGTATGTGGCAGGCCTGTCCACCACGGTCGACTTCTGGCGCGTGCAGCTGCGTGACACCATCACCTCGATTGGCCTGCAGAGCTTGCTCAATCTGTGCGCCGCTGGCTCGACGCAGTACTGCCAGTACATTCACCGTGATGGCGCAGGTCAGATCGCACCGTCGACGGTCGAGCCGACCGGCAACCTTGGTAGCCTGAGCACCAGTGGTGTCGACTTCTCGGCCAACTACAAGCTGCCGCAGTTCTCGTTTGGCCAGTTCAATGTCGGCGTCAATGCGACCTACCTGAAGTACTACACGCAGGAAACCTCGCCGGGCGTTGAGGGCAACGTTACGTACCAGAATGCCGGTCGTTTCCTGCCGTACGGTTCCGCGCAGTCGGCTGCCTGCCCGGATAACGTGGGCGTTTGCTTGTTCCCGCGCTGGCGTGCACAGGGCTACGCGGATTGGCAGATGGGTGGCTGGAGTGCCCAGTGGCGTATGCGCTGGATCGGCGCCTTCAAGAACGGCGGTGCTGCAGGCTCGCAGTACGATACGTTCCCGACCTGCGGTCCGATCACCTGTAACGAAGGTGTCGTCCTGCACTACGGTTCGACGATGTACAACGACGTGTCGCTCGGCTACAACATCGCTCCGATCAATACGCGCGTGGACTTCGGCGTGAACAACCTGTTCGACAAGCAGCCGCCTATGCTGTTCGCGAACAACACGCTCAATGCCAACACCGACCCGAGCGACTTCGACCTGATGGGCCGCTACTTCTGGGCTCGCGTGACGGTCAAGTTCTAAGTCGATAGAAGAAGCGTTAGTCTTGAGGGGCCGCGTGAGTTTTTCGCGCGGCCCTTTTTTTATGGGTCATCATGCAAAACCTCATTCCCCAGGTCGCCGCCGCGCTCAGCGCGGGTCAGCCGCAGCAAGCCGAGCAGCTATGCCGGGCTGCCTTGATCGAGCAGCCGCGCGACGAGAGTCTCCTGCTGCTGCTGGCCATGAGCCTGCAAGCCCAGCAGCGCCTGTCGGAAGCCCTGCCGGTGTACGCCGAGCTTACGCGGCTATTCCCGACCGGCAGTCTGCATTGGAATAATTACGCCACGGTCATGGTCGATGCCGGTATGCCGGAGGAGGCCAGGGCAGCCTATGCGAAAGCGATCCAACTGGATCCGGGCAATGTGCTCCCGCGGAGCCAGCTGGGGCTTTTGCTGATCGAGCTGCAAGACTACCTGGGCGCCCGCACCGTGCTGCTGGAGGCATTGGCTTTGGCTCCGGAGTCTATTGAGGGGCGCATCAATGCCGCCAGGGCGTGTTGCCATTGCCAGGATGACGAGGGTGCCGACGGTTTGCTGAAACCCTGGCCTACCTGGCTGCCCATGCATAACGACGAGCTTCAAGTGAGCTTGGCCCAGGTGCTGACGCTGAATAGCGACATTCCCCCGGCGGCTGAGCTGCTGGAGGATGTGATTGCCCGGCAGCCGGGTCACCTGGACGCGAGGCTGCTGTTGGCCAACCTCTACGAGCGGCTCAATCGGCTGACCGATGCCGAGGCGATGCTCTCGCCGGTGATGGAGCCCGGAGCCGGGGCGTCCGCCGTCCAGCGCAACGAAGGCGATCACCTGTTGGCGTCACTGGCGCTGCGCAGGAAAGACTTCGCGCGCGCAAGGCAACTGTTGGAGCAAAGCGGACCGCAGGGCGACGACGATTATGTCCACTATTTCCAGCTGGCTGCCGTGTGCGACAAGCAAGGGGATACGGAGATGGCCATGCGTGCCCTGCACGAAGCACACCGCCTGGAGGCCAGGGAGAGGCGCATCGACTCGCCTGAGTATTTCACGCCCTTGTCGCCTGCCATGCCGGTTGACGCCCCAGGAGTAACAGCTGAGCAGTATCCCAACTGGCCGCAGTTTATAGCGCCAGAGGCGCACGACTCGCCGATCTTTGTGGTGGGGTTCCCTCGCTCAGGCACGACCATGCTCGAGCAGATGCTGGACGCGCACCCCGGCCTGCAATCCATGGATGAGAACCCGTTCTTCAATCGTCTTGCCACCACGCTACGCAATCACGACCCACGCATCCTCGAAGATCTCAGCGTGTTGCGACAATACGACTGTGACGAGCTGCGCAAGCTCTACTACAAAATGGTGGCCGAGCGCATATTGCGCCGCGAGGGCACACGGCTGGTCGACAAGAATCCACTGAACATGCAGTGGTTGCCGATGATCTATCGACTGTTTCCCGAAGCGAAGTTCATCCTGGCGCTGCGCCATCCCTGCGACGTGATCCTCAGTTGCTATATGCAGAGCTTCCGTTCCCGTGGCCTGGCGGCGGCCTGCAGCACCCTGGATCGTCTCGCCCACGCGTACGTGGAGACCATGACGCGCTGGCTTGAGCAGGTGAGTGTCTTGCAGCCGACGTTACTGGTTTCGCGTTACGAAAACCTGGTTGCCGACTTTCCGCAACAGACCGCGCGAATCGCACAATTCCTTGGCTTGGACGATGCCTCAGCGATGTTGCGCTTCGACCACCATGCGCGCAACAAGGCCTTTATCGGCACGCCTAGTTATTCGCAGGTGATCGAGCCGGTAAACCGTAAGGGCTTGGGCCGGTGGCACAACTATCGCCGCGAGTTTGAACCGCTATTACCGATCCTTGAACCGATGTTGCTCCACTGGGAATATTCGACTGACGCGAGCGCCTGAGACGTCGTCTTCGCCTGCCGGGAGCACCTATTGCGGTGCCGGCAGGCGTGGCAAAGGTCACGCGGTACCGTCGTTGTCAGTGCTGGGAAATTCGCAGCAGTTCGGGCAAATAGGGGGCGTAATCGCGCCAGCGTCCGGCGGAACGGGTATGCACCGGCTGGCGGGCCTGCCATGCACTGGCCGTGCTGATGCCGCGGCTCTCCTGCGCGGGTTCGACCATCGCGGCGGCGGGTAAGCCCAGCCATTCGGCCAGCGCTGCCACGCCGTCGTCCGGCGCAGCCACCAATGCCTCGTAATGCACGGTACGGATCGAGGCGGGATAGCGTTCGCGCCAATGCGCCATCAGCCGACGGCAACCCTGGATCACCGTGGCGATGTCGCTGAAGTCATAGGCGTAGTCGTGCGCCTGGTCATGAAACGATTGCGTCCATAGCGACAGCGCGGTATCGCGCGCATCGCGCTCGCAATGGATGATGCGGGCGTTCGGCCACAGCGTCATGATCAAGTCGACGTGCATTAGATTCAGCGGTTGCTTGTCGACGAACCAGTGCGCGTTCGAGTCGTCCTGGCGCAGCTGTGCCGCGTAGAGCGCGGCCGCTTCCTGAAACGGTTCGCGTTGGCTCGTTGGCGTCAACGAGAGCCTCTGTGCAATCACCTGCAGCCAGCCCAGTTCACCGCGATTGCATACCTGCGGGTGTCGCGCGATCAGTTCCGCCAGCAACGTCGTGCCGGAGCGCGGCACGCCCACGATGAACACCGGCGTCCAGTCGGCGGGCGCCGGTAGCGTCCATGGATAGGCAGGGGCGGTCAGGCGTGCCTCGACGGCGCGCTTCCACTGCTTGCGCGGCCAGGCGCGGGCGGTGTGTGCACGCGCATTGGCTTCGCTGAAATAGCGCGCGGCCTGGGCATGGTCGGCCATGTCGTCATGGGCCTTGCCGAGAGCGAACAGGGTCGTCGTACGCGCCTGGTCGCTCAGCCCGGGGCGCCCAAGCACGTCGCGAAACAGGGCGAAGTCAGGGTGATTGGCGTCGCGGTAACGCTGCAGTCCGGACAAGCCGATCGGGATGTTCCATTCCACGGCCTGTGCGTCGTGGCTCAGTGCGAAGCCGTAGTGTTCGCGCACGCGCTCAAACTGGCCAAGCTGGATGCCCAGCATGCCCGCATAGGCATGCAGGCGCGGGTCCTCGGAGCCCGCGGCGATGGCCACTTCGCAGATTCGCGCGGCGTCTTGTGGGCGTCCGTAGTCATCGAGCATCTCCACGGCCTGAATCACCGTGTCCTCATCATGCGGGCCGTGATCGAACAGTTGCTGCACGGCCTCTGCTGCGGCCCGCATGCGGCCTTGTTCACGCAACAGGCGGGCCAGCAAAAAGGTCGCCCCGATATGCTCCGGATGTTTGGACAGCCAGTCGCGCAGTAACGTTTCGGCCTGTGCGTGTCGTTGCATCTGCCAGCACAGGCCCGCCAGTCCGACACTCAGGTCAGCAGAAACGGGATAGTGGGTTGTCGCGGCGGCGAATACCTCCAACGCCGTTTCCAGCTCGGTGCGCAGCACCAGGGCTCGGCCGCATTCCAGCCAGGCCTGTTCGGAGGCATCCGACAGCGCAACGATCAGTGATTGACGAGCACGTTGCGGTGAACCCTGGGCGAGTTGCTGATCGTAAATCGCCAGGCCACGTTGGCTCGCGCTCGAGGATTCCACCGGGATGCCCGCAGATACGCTCATGACTGGAACGGTGGCAGGTTCAGTGCCTTGCGCAATGGATCGAGCAGGCTGCCATAACGATGCGAGCGGGCCGTATCGCGGCGCAAGGGCTGGCGCACCTGGGTAGCGCTGGGCGAACGCACGTCGCGCACGTTTTCATGAAAATTGAGGCAGGCCTCTTCGTACGGCAACTGGCAGAACGCCAGCAGCTCGCGGATCTGCGGTTCCGCATCGGCAACCAGTGCTTCGTAGCTGTTTTCGCGGACAAACCCGGGGTGCAGCGCGGCACTGCGCGTCACGCTGCGATCAAAGTCACGCCAGAAGCTGGCCAGATCGTCAAACGTGCGGCTGTAGCCGTTGCTGTAGTCGAGCTGTTGGCGATAGCAGGAGAAGCAAGTCTCCAGCGGATCGCGGCGACAGACCAGGATGCGTGCGCCCGGCAACATCGCGCGAATGGCGCCGATGTAGATCCAGTTGTTGGGCAGCTTGTCGGTGAAGACCGGACGCTCGCGGCGCCAGTGCGCTGTCCGCTCCAGGTAGCGTTGCCCCAGGCGCTGCCAGTCCTGCGCTTGCATGTCGCTGGTCCATTGCGGGAATGGCTTGCCGCGGCGACGCGACTCCTCGGCCAGCACCTGCGGCAAATCAGGCAGCTCACCGGCACCTTCCACTTGCGAATGCGAGGCGAGGATTTGTTCGATCAGCGTCGAGCCGGAGCGTGGCAGGCTGACGATGAAGATCACCTCATGCCCCAGCGACTCGGCGGCAGCTTGAGGGACCGACTCGAACGCGCTGGAAATCGCCGCGACGCTGTTTGAGAACGCTGACGCGTTCCAGGTCTGCTGGCGGCGGGCGATGGTATTGGCCGTCGCCAGGGCGCGCAGCGATTCGTCGTATCGGCCCGCGTCGTCCAGCGCCTTGGCCAGGGCGAAGCCGATCGCGGTGCGGTCGTGTTCGCTCGCCTCCGGGCGTTGCAGTGCCGCACGCATCTGGGCGACATCATCCTCGCTGAAGCGCTGCGTCTTGAGATCGGCCAGGCCCCACCAGGCCATGCCCGCGGCGGGATGCCTGGCGATCAGCGTGCGGTACTCCGCTGCGGCTTCCGTCACCCGCCCACGCGTGCGCAGCAGATCAGCGAGCAGCGCGCGTGCGGCGACATGGTCGGGCGCCAGCGCGATGGCGCGCTGCAGGGCTTCCACCGCTTCCTCGTTGCGCACGCATTTGGTCAGCATGATGCCGAGGTTGTACCAGGCCAGGGCGAGACCAGGCTGCAGCTCGCAGCTGCGTCGCAGGGCCTGGATCGCCGCCTCGAATTCGCCGCTGCTGCCCAGCAGCGAACCCATGGTGTTGTAGTAGAGCGGGTCCTGCGGGCGTTGCGTCAGCGCGCGCTGCATGACCCGAATGGCGTCCTGGTGCTCACCGCGCAAGCTATGCACACCGGCCTTCATCCGCAGCACTTCGGGGTGGTCCGGATAAGCGGCCAGGGCAGCAGATAAATGCTGGTCGGCCTCGGCCACGCGCCCGGCGTCGAGCGCCTGTCCTGCGATCATCACGTGTTGGGTGGCGGCTGGTCCCAGACCTTGTAGACGCGGATTCATCAAAACCCCTCTCAGGACGGTGTTTCCGCAGTGCATCATCCGGCGGGCATCACGATGCGTACGGCCTCACAAAACGCGTCTATTATGCCCATACCCGCCGCGACGAGGCCGGCGGTCTTTGCATGGGGTAGTTACGGGGCATGGCAGTAGATCAGACGATGAATGGTGGAATTCAGGCAGGGGCCGCGGCACTGCGCGAAATGGCGGTCAACGGATTGCGG contains:
- a CDS encoding tetratricopeptide repeat-containing sulfotransferase family protein — translated: MQNLIPQVAAALSAGQPQQAEQLCRAALIEQPRDESLLLLLAMSLQAQQRLSEALPVYAELTRLFPTGSLHWNNYATVMVDAGMPEEARAAYAKAIQLDPGNVLPRSQLGLLLIELQDYLGARTVLLEALALAPESIEGRINAARACCHCQDDEGADGLLKPWPTWLPMHNDELQVSLAQVLTLNSDIPPAAELLEDVIARQPGHLDARLLLANLYERLNRLTDAEAMLSPVMEPGAGASAVQRNEGDHLLASLALRRKDFARARQLLEQSGPQGDDDYVHYFQLAAVCDKQGDTEMAMRALHEAHRLEARERRIDSPEYFTPLSPAMPVDAPGVTAEQYPNWPQFIAPEAHDSPIFVVGFPRSGTTMLEQMLDAHPGLQSMDENPFFNRLATTLRNHDPRILEDLSVLRQYDCDELRKLYYKMVAERILRREGTRLVDKNPLNMQWLPMIYRLFPEAKFILALRHPCDVILSCYMQSFRSRGLAAACSTLDRLAHAYVETMTRWLEQVSVLQPTLLVSRYENLVADFPQQTARIAQFLGLDDASAMLRFDHHARNKAFIGTPSYSQVIEPVNRKGLGRWHNYRREFEPLLPILEPMLLHWEYSTDASA
- a CDS encoding tetratricopeptide repeat-containing sulfotransferase family protein; the encoded protein is MNPRLQGLGPAATQHVMIAGQALDAGRVAEADQHLSAALAAYPDHPEVLRMKAGVHSLRGEHQDAIRVMQRALTQRPQDPLYYNTMGSLLGSSGEFEAAIQALRRSCELQPGLALAWYNLGIMLTKCVRNEEAVEALQRAIALAPDHVAARALLADLLRTRGRVTEAAAEYRTLIARHPAAGMAWWGLADLKTQRFSEDDVAQMRAALQRPEASEHDRTAIGFALAKALDDAGRYDESLRALATANTIARRQQTWNASAFSNSVAAISSAFESVPQAAAESLGHEVIFIVSLPRSGSTLIEQILASHSQVEGAGELPDLPQVLAEESRRRGKPFPQWTSDMQAQDWQRLGQRYLERTAHWRRERPVFTDKLPNNWIYIGAIRAMLPGARILVCRRDPLETCFSCYRQQLDYSNGYSRTFDDLASFWRDFDRSVTRSAALHPGFVRENSYEALVADAEPQIRELLAFCQLPYEEACLNFHENVRDVRSPSATQVRQPLRRDTARSHRYGSLLDPLRKALNLPPFQS
- a CDS encoding tetratricopeptide repeat-containing sulfotransferase family protein translates to MSVSAGIPVESSSASQRGLAIYDQQLAQGSPQRARQSLIVALSDASEQAWLECGRALVLRTELETALEVFAAATTHYPVSADLSVGLAGLCWQMQRHAQAETLLRDWLSKHPEHIGATFLLARLLREQGRMRAAAEAVQQLFDHGPHDEDTVIQAVEMLDDYGRPQDAARICEVAIAAGSEDPRLHAYAGMLGIQLGQFERVREHYGFALSHDAQAVEWNIPIGLSGLQRYRDANHPDFALFRDVLGRPGLSDQARTTTLFALGKAHDDMADHAQAARYFSEANARAHTARAWPRKQWKRAVEARLTAPAYPWTLPAPADWTPVFIVGVPRSGTTLLAELIARHPQVCNRGELGWLQVIAQRLSLTPTSQREPFQEAAALYAAQLRQDDSNAHWFVDKQPLNLMHVDLIMTLWPNARIIHCERDARDTALSLWTQSFHDQAHDYAYDFSDIATVIQGCRRLMAHWRERYPASIRTVHYEALVAAPDDGVAALAEWLGLPAAAMVEPAQESRGISTASAWQARQPVHTRSAGRWRDYAPYLPELLRISQH